The following are encoded in a window of Impatiens glandulifera chromosome 5, dImpGla2.1, whole genome shotgun sequence genomic DNA:
- the LOC124939204 gene encoding G-type lectin S-receptor-like serine/threonine-protein kinase RKS1 isoform X1 — MKISILMLLFLIFQYRCSNSLDTITFDKPLQDNGSSLVVSKGGIFTLGFFSPGKSTNRYIGIWYAFSNQTVVWVANRDNPVPDSSGVLSLDGTGNLLILSSSGSDPVWSTNVSTTTSVSGNRFSCQLLDTGNLKLFHEDAVVWQSFDHPTDTMLPFMKLGLDRKTGLNRFLTSWKSEDDPGTGDFSLQMDVTELPELIQKYGSKRLWRSGPWIGQGWIGSAQNLSTDFIKTKFTNNSEEASVMFILYETMWRLRISLNSSGFVQRLSWNYSNSQWFMLSGQTDQCDFYNYCGSYGNCDLQITSSFKCKCLPGFEPNWKSDGSGGCLRKKGRPICGKGDGFVKVEQAKSPDTRLARLNRTNGLQECREQCLNNCTCTAYATTEDQDQCVTWHGELLDNRVVPGGGQDLYIRVSAAELETPEVEYKKPQLKGDGRGVVYIIVASISVALALGAVIIWLITIQKKKDRIRKERRQMLLSTVNGSLLEGSTTEKGAFDDDFPFFDLNSIVAATDNFSISNKLGEGGFGTVYKGRLRNGLEIAVKRLAKCSNQGMEEFKNEVSLIVKLQHRNLVRLLGCCVEHHEKMLVYEYLPNKGLDSFIFDKEKCSMLNWEKRFNIILGITRGMIYLHQDSRLRIIHRDLKASNILLDDELNPKISDFGMARIFKGDEIEVNTKRVVGTYGYMSPEYAMGGLFSTRSDVFSFGVLLLEIISGKRNNTYYRDNTINLIGHVWDLWKEGKAFEMIDSLMGDSYPQKKALRCFHIGLLCVQELVTDRPTMSNIALMLCNDIDLPPPKQPAFIFKGQEIDASDSSASAKAQSNNDLTISQIVGR; from the exons atgaagatATCAATTTTAATGCTTCTCTTTCTAATTTTCCAATACCGTTGTAGCAACTCACTAGACACCATAACCTTCGACAAACCATTACAGGACAACGGCAGCAGCTTGGTCGTCTCTAAAGGTGGGATCTTTACTCTTGGATTCTTCAGCCCCGGCAAGTCTACTAACCGATACATCGGAATTTGGTACGCCTTTTCTAACCAAACCGTTGTCTGGGTTGCAAACAGAGACAACCCTGTTCCTGATTCCTCCGGCGTCCTCTCCCTTGACGGAACAGGAAACCTTTTAATCCTCTCCTCATCCGGTTCAGACCCTGTTTGGTCCACCAATGTATCGACGACAACCTCAGTCTCCGGGAATCGATTCTCCTGTCAACTGTTGGATACCGGGAACTTGAAATTGTTTCATGAAGACGCCGTCGTATGGCAGAGCTTCGATCATCCCACCGACACTATGCTTCCTTTCATGAAACTGGGTCTTGACCGAAAGACAGGTCTAAACAGGTTCCTTACTTCATGGAAgtctgaagatgatccaggaacAGGAGATTTCTCATTGCAAATGGATGTAACCGAGCTGCCTGAACTGATCCAAAAATATGGTTCTAAACGGTTGTGGAGATCCGGCCCGTGGATAGGACAGGGTTGGATTGGGTCAGCACAGAATTTGTCGACggattttattaaaacaaaattcacaAACAATAGTGAGGAGGCGTCAGTGATGTTTATATTGTACGAAACTATGTGGAGGTTGAGGATCTCGTTGAATTCTTCCGGTTTCGTTCAGAGATTATCGTGGAATTACAGCAACAGTCAATGGTTCATGTTGTCAGGCCAAACGGATCAATGTGACTTTTACAACTACTGCGGATCGTATGGAAACTGCGACCTGCAAATTACTTCGAGTTTTAAGTGCAAATGTCTACCTGGGTTTGAACCCAATTGGAAGAGTGACGGCTCTGGTGGGTGTTTGAGGAAGAAAGGTCGGCCGATTTGTGGGAAAGGAGATGGGTTTGTTAAGGTTGAGCAAGCTAAGTCACCTGATACAAGATTGGCTCGCCTGAACAGGACTAATGGATTACAAGAATGCAGAGAACAATGCCTGAATAATTGCACCTGCACAGCTTATGCAACCACCGAAGATCAAGATCAGTGTGTAACATGGCACGGAGAATTGCTCGATAACAGAGTGGTTCCTGGCGGAGGCCAGGACTTGTACATTCGCGTTTCCGCCGCAGAATTAG AAACGCCGGAAGTTGAATACAAGAAGCCACAGCTTAAAGGAGACGGCAGAGGGGTGGTATACATAATTGTGGCCTCAATTTCAGTAGCATTAGCCCTTGGTGCAGTTATAATTTGGCTTATAACTATTCAAAAGAAAAAGG ATCGAATAAGGAAGGAACGTCGACAAATGTTGCTTTCTACCGTTAATGGTTCATTGCTTGAAGGTTCCACAACAGAAAAGGGCGCCTTTGATGATGATTTTCCGTTTTTTGACCTCAATAGCATTGTTGCAGCAACTGATAATTTTTCCATTTCCAACAAATTGGGAGAAGGCGGGTTTGGCACTGTTTATAAG GGGCGTTTGAGGAATGGATTAGAAATTGCGGTTAAGAGACTAGCAAAGTGTTCGAATCAAGGAATGGAAGAATTCAAGAATGAAGTTTCGTTAATTGTTAAACTCCAACATAGAAATTTGGTTAGACTGTTAGGATGTTGTGTTGAACATCATGAGAAGATGCTCGTATATGAATATTTACCAAATAAGGGTTTGGACTCTttcatctttg ATAAAGAGAAATGCTCTATGCTCAATTGGGAGAAGCGGTTTAACATTATATTAGGGATTACAAGGGGAATGATATACCTTCATCAAGACTCTCGATTGAGAATAATTCATAGAGATTTGAAAGCTAGCAATATTTTATTAGACGATGAGCTGAACCCTAAAATTTCGGATTTTGGAATGGCTAGAATTTTTAAAGGTGATGAAATAGAAGTCAATACAAAGAGGGTAGTTGGAACATA TGGTTATATGTCTCCGGAATATGCAATGGGAGGATTATTCTCTACAAGATCTGATGTCTTCAGCTTCGGTGTCTTATTGCTTGAGATTATAAGTGGAAAAAGAAATAACACTTATTATCGGGATAACACAATTAATTTGATAGGACAT gTTTGGGACTTGTGGAAAGAAGGCAAGGCCTTTGAGATGATTGATTCGTTAATGGGTGATTCATATCCACAAAAGAAAGCTTTGAGATGCTTTCACATAGGACTTCTATGCGTTCAAGAACTTGTGACGGATAGGCCAACCATGTCAAATATTGCTCTCATGCTTTGCAACGATATAGACTTGCCTCCTCCAAAACAACCCGCGTTCATCTTCAAAGGACAAGAGATCGATGCCTCAGATTCATCAGCAAGCGCTAAAGCCCAATCCAACAATGACCTGACCATCAGTCAGATTGTTGGTCGATGA
- the LOC124939204 gene encoding G-type lectin S-receptor-like serine/threonine-protein kinase At1g11410 isoform X2: MQGRLRNGLEIAVKRLAKCSNQGMEEFKNEVSLIVKLQHRNLVRLLGCCVEHHEKMLVYEYLPNKGLDSFIFDKEKCSMLNWEKRFNIILGITRGMIYLHQDSRLRIIHRDLKASNILLDDELNPKISDFGMARIFKGDEIEVNTKRVVGTYGYMSPEYAMGGLFSTRSDVFSFGVLLLEIISGKRNNTYYRDNTINLIGHVWDLWKEGKAFEMIDSLMGDSYPQKKALRCFHIGLLCVQELVTDRPTMSNIALMLCNDIDLPPPKQPAFIFKGQEIDASDSSASAKAQSNNDLTISQIVGR, translated from the exons ATGCAGGGGCGTTTGAGGAATGGATTAGAAATTGCGGTTAAGAGACTAGCAAAGTGTTCGAATCAAGGAATGGAAGAATTCAAGAATGAAGTTTCGTTAATTGTTAAACTCCAACATAGAAATTTGGTTAGACTGTTAGGATGTTGTGTTGAACATCATGAGAAGATGCTCGTATATGAATATTTACCAAATAAGGGTTTGGACTCTttcatctttg ATAAAGAGAAATGCTCTATGCTCAATTGGGAGAAGCGGTTTAACATTATATTAGGGATTACAAGGGGAATGATATACCTTCATCAAGACTCTCGATTGAGAATAATTCATAGAGATTTGAAAGCTAGCAATATTTTATTAGACGATGAGCTGAACCCTAAAATTTCGGATTTTGGAATGGCTAGAATTTTTAAAGGTGATGAAATAGAAGTCAATACAAAGAGGGTAGTTGGAACATA TGGTTATATGTCTCCGGAATATGCAATGGGAGGATTATTCTCTACAAGATCTGATGTCTTCAGCTTCGGTGTCTTATTGCTTGAGATTATAAGTGGAAAAAGAAATAACACTTATTATCGGGATAACACAATTAATTTGATAGGACAT gTTTGGGACTTGTGGAAAGAAGGCAAGGCCTTTGAGATGATTGATTCGTTAATGGGTGATTCATATCCACAAAAGAAAGCTTTGAGATGCTTTCACATAGGACTTCTATGCGTTCAAGAACTTGTGACGGATAGGCCAACCATGTCAAATATTGCTCTCATGCTTTGCAACGATATAGACTTGCCTCCTCCAAAACAACCCGCGTTCATCTTCAAAGGACAAGAGATCGATGCCTCAGATTCATCAGCAAGCGCTAAAGCCCAATCCAACAATGACCTGACCATCAGTCAGATTGTTGGTCGATGA
- the LOC124939212 gene encoding uncharacterized protein LOC124939212 isoform X2, translating into MALPSSSPAADTPNNAAAAGSTTAAAASNVALPLPRFFNSPPPLSQSREYPRNPSPQQHVHYQQQQQQQRVYASQQFSNLAPRMPPNAIHSQLTKPHDPAQGILYPVASSGRGFMAAANIRSQSPDQTVTIVNPGNYPSRPLGGPALFHHLGRPIGIQYQDMPGQAVQFVRPSQLQLNPLLGSPPSSVMPSMVFPYQPSVSDSNVYKDINDKGKDDTFLTVRDRRVRISEGSSLYALCRSWVRNGFPEESQHPQCADGTRSSLPKPLAIPESDSNSPEKNDDVMDEEEEEGSVDNLLTEELLMRHVKRAKRIRSRLKEERLHRILRYKNRLALLLPPLVDQNCGSTTDKK; encoded by the exons ATGGCCTTGCCCTCTTCTTCACCGGCCGCCGATACTCCTAATAACGCCGCCGCCGCAGGATCTACTACCGCCGCTGCGGCAAGTAACGTTGCTCTCCCACTCCCGCGATTCTTCAACAGTCCGCCTCCGTTGTCGCAATCGAGAGAATACCCTAGAAATCCATCGCCACAACAGCATGTCCATTATCAAcagcagcaacaacaacaacggGTCTATGCTTCTCAACAGTTTTCAAATCTGGCTCCGAGGATGCCTCCAAATGCTATTCACAGTCAATTGACCAAACCTCACGATCCGGCTCAAGGGATCCTATACCCAGTTGCTTCATCGGGTCGAGGATTCATGGCGGCGGCGAATATTCGGTCACAGTCACCAGATCAGACGGTGACGATCGTGAATCCGGGCAATTATCCGTCTCGTCCGTTGGGTGGACCGGCGCTGTTTCATCATCTGGGTCGGCCAATTGGAATTCAATATCAGGATATGCCGGGTCAAGCTGTGCAATTTGTTAGGCCCAGTCAATTGCAGCTTAACCCGCTTCTTGGTTCTCCTCCCAGTAGTGTAATGCCCTCCATG GTTTTTCCATATCAGCCTTCTGTTTCTGATTCTAATGTCTACAAGGACATAAA TGATAAAGGCAAGGATGACACATTTTTGACAGTCAGAGATCGAAGA GTCAGGATCTCTGAAGGATCTTCACTTTATGCTCTTTGTCGGTCATGGGTGAGGAATGGCTTCCCTGAAGAAAGTCAG CATCCACAATGTGCAGATGGCACAAGATCATCACTTCCAAAACCTTTAGCTATACCAGAATCAGATTCAAATTCACCAGAGAAAAATGATGATGTTATGGATGAAGAGGAG GAGGAAGGATCCGTTGATAACCTATTGACGGAAGAATTGTTGATGAGACATGTTAAACGGGCTAAAAGAATCCGATCAAG GCTAAAGGAAGAAAGACTTCACCGAATTTTGAGGTACAAAAATCGTCTTGCCCTTCTCCTTCCACCCCTTGTGGATCAAAATTGTGGATCAACAACAGATAAGAAATGA
- the LOC124939212 gene encoding uncharacterized protein LOC124939212 isoform X3, whose product MALPSSSPAADTPNNAAAAGSTTAAAASNVALPLPRFFNSPPPLSQSREYPRNPSPQQHVHYQQQQQQQRVYASQQFSNLAPRMPPNAIHSQLTKPHDPAQGILYPVASSGRGFMAAANIRSQSPDQTVTIVNPGNYPSRPLGGPALFHHLGRPIGIQYQDMPGQAVQFVRPSQLQLNPLLGSPPSSVMPSMVKGVPVSVHSKVFPYQPSVSDSNVYKDINDKGKDDTFLTVRDRRVRISEGSSLYALCRSWVRNGFPEESQEEGSVDNLLTEELLMRHVKRAKRIRSRLKEERLHRILRYKNRLALLLPPLVDQNCGSTTDKK is encoded by the exons ATGGCCTTGCCCTCTTCTTCACCGGCCGCCGATACTCCTAATAACGCCGCCGCCGCAGGATCTACTACCGCCGCTGCGGCAAGTAACGTTGCTCTCCCACTCCCGCGATTCTTCAACAGTCCGCCTCCGTTGTCGCAATCGAGAGAATACCCTAGAAATCCATCGCCACAACAGCATGTCCATTATCAAcagcagcaacaacaacaacggGTCTATGCTTCTCAACAGTTTTCAAATCTGGCTCCGAGGATGCCTCCAAATGCTATTCACAGTCAATTGACCAAACCTCACGATCCGGCTCAAGGGATCCTATACCCAGTTGCTTCATCGGGTCGAGGATTCATGGCGGCGGCGAATATTCGGTCACAGTCACCAGATCAGACGGTGACGATCGTGAATCCGGGCAATTATCCGTCTCGTCCGTTGGGTGGACCGGCGCTGTTTCATCATCTGGGTCGGCCAATTGGAATTCAATATCAGGATATGCCGGGTCAAGCTGTGCAATTTGTTAGGCCCAGTCAATTGCAGCTTAACCCGCTTCTTGGTTCTCCTCCCAGTAGTGTAATGCCCTCCATGGTAAAAGGGGTTCCTGTATCTGTTCACTCCAAG GTTTTTCCATATCAGCCTTCTGTTTCTGATTCTAATGTCTACAAGGACATAAA TGATAAAGGCAAGGATGACACATTTTTGACAGTCAGAGATCGAAGA GTCAGGATCTCTGAAGGATCTTCACTTTATGCTCTTTGTCGGTCATGGGTGAGGAATGGCTTCCCTGAAGAAAGTCAG GAGGAAGGATCCGTTGATAACCTATTGACGGAAGAATTGTTGATGAGACATGTTAAACGGGCTAAAAGAATCCGATCAAG GCTAAAGGAAGAAAGACTTCACCGAATTTTGAGGTACAAAAATCGTCTTGCCCTTCTCCTTCCACCCCTTGTGGATCAAAATTGTGGATCAACAACAGATAAGAAATGA
- the LOC124939212 gene encoding uncharacterized protein LOC124939212 isoform X1 has product MALPSSSPAADTPNNAAAAGSTTAAAASNVALPLPRFFNSPPPLSQSREYPRNPSPQQHVHYQQQQQQQRVYASQQFSNLAPRMPPNAIHSQLTKPHDPAQGILYPVASSGRGFMAAANIRSQSPDQTVTIVNPGNYPSRPLGGPALFHHLGRPIGIQYQDMPGQAVQFVRPSQLQLNPLLGSPPSSVMPSMVKGVPVSVHSKVFPYQPSVSDSNVYKDINDKGKDDTFLTVRDRRVRISEGSSLYALCRSWVRNGFPEESQHPQCADGTRSSLPKPLAIPESDSNSPEKNDDVMDEEEEEGSVDNLLTEELLMRHVKRAKRIRSRLKEERLHRILRYKNRLALLLPPLVDQNCGSTTDKK; this is encoded by the exons ATGGCCTTGCCCTCTTCTTCACCGGCCGCCGATACTCCTAATAACGCCGCCGCCGCAGGATCTACTACCGCCGCTGCGGCAAGTAACGTTGCTCTCCCACTCCCGCGATTCTTCAACAGTCCGCCTCCGTTGTCGCAATCGAGAGAATACCCTAGAAATCCATCGCCACAACAGCATGTCCATTATCAAcagcagcaacaacaacaacggGTCTATGCTTCTCAACAGTTTTCAAATCTGGCTCCGAGGATGCCTCCAAATGCTATTCACAGTCAATTGACCAAACCTCACGATCCGGCTCAAGGGATCCTATACCCAGTTGCTTCATCGGGTCGAGGATTCATGGCGGCGGCGAATATTCGGTCACAGTCACCAGATCAGACGGTGACGATCGTGAATCCGGGCAATTATCCGTCTCGTCCGTTGGGTGGACCGGCGCTGTTTCATCATCTGGGTCGGCCAATTGGAATTCAATATCAGGATATGCCGGGTCAAGCTGTGCAATTTGTTAGGCCCAGTCAATTGCAGCTTAACCCGCTTCTTGGTTCTCCTCCCAGTAGTGTAATGCCCTCCATGGTAAAAGGGGTTCCTGTATCTGTTCACTCCAAG GTTTTTCCATATCAGCCTTCTGTTTCTGATTCTAATGTCTACAAGGACATAAA TGATAAAGGCAAGGATGACACATTTTTGACAGTCAGAGATCGAAGA GTCAGGATCTCTGAAGGATCTTCACTTTATGCTCTTTGTCGGTCATGGGTGAGGAATGGCTTCCCTGAAGAAAGTCAG CATCCACAATGTGCAGATGGCACAAGATCATCACTTCCAAAACCTTTAGCTATACCAGAATCAGATTCAAATTCACCAGAGAAAAATGATGATGTTATGGATGAAGAGGAG GAGGAAGGATCCGTTGATAACCTATTGACGGAAGAATTGTTGATGAGACATGTTAAACGGGCTAAAAGAATCCGATCAAG GCTAAAGGAAGAAAGACTTCACCGAATTTTGAGGTACAAAAATCGTCTTGCCCTTCTCCTTCCACCCCTTGTGGATCAAAATTGTGGATCAACAACAGATAAGAAATGA
- the LOC124939213 gene encoding zinc finger CCCH domain-containing protein 14-like: protein MENGRKRGNLDSTFVSNGGFKKSKQESEFLGSGVGSKSKPCTKFFSTTGCQYGESCHFLHYVPGGFNAVSQMTKTGRDSRNPMTAPPPPLQLHSDGPAPTVKTKLCNKFNTAEGCKFGDQCRFAHGEIELGKRNFPSHEDPRGGGMGPPMASRQQPTRFDPAPHGSSSAVANFGVSATAKISIDGSVAGAVIGKGGVISKEICRLTGVRLAVRDHESDPNKKNIELEGTFDQINHASSMVQEILVNVGVGTGNNNNNNSINNNTNSRKTDNVKTLKTKLCENFARGLCTYGEKCRFAHGESDLRQPGA, encoded by the exons ATGGAGAACGGCCGGAAGAGAGGGAACCTAGACAGTACATTCGTTTCCAATGGtggattcaagaaatcaaagcaag AATCGGAGTTCCTTGGATCTGGTGTAGGAAGCAAATCAAAGCCTTGCACGAAGTTCTTCAG CACGACTGGCTGTCAATATGGGGAATCATGCCACTTTCTTCATTATGTCCCTGGTGGCTTTAATGCTGTCTCTCAAATGACCAAAACCGGCAGGGATTCCAGAAACCCCATGACtgcaccaccaccaccactacAACTCCATTCAGATGGTCCAGCTCCCACTGTCAAGACCAAGCTATGCAACAAATTCAACACAGCAGAGGGCTGCAAATTTGGCGATCAATGTCGTTTCGCCCACGGGGAGATAGAGCTCGGAAAACGCAACTTCCCTTCCCACGAGGACCCACGAGGAGGAGGTATGGGTCCGCCAATGGCGAGCAGGCAGCAGCCCACACGGTTCGATCCAGCCCCTCACGGCTCATCATCTGCTGTGGCTAACTTCGGAGTATCGGCCACAGCCAAGATAAGTATCGACGGGTCGGTTGCGGGGGCTGTGATTGGAAAAGGTGGCGTGATCTCGAAAGAAATCTGTAGACTAACTGGTGTCAGGCTTGCTGTAAGGGATCATGAATCTGATCCAAACAAAAAGAATATCGAGCTTGAGGGAACGTTCGATCAGATCAATCATGCTAGCTCGATGGTGCAGGAAATCCTCGTGAACGTCGGTGTGGGTActggtaataataataataataatagcattaataataataccaaCAGTCGGAAAACTGATAACGTCAAGACACTGAAGACAAAGCTTTGCGAGAATTTCGCCAGAGGCTTGTGCACTTACGGTGAAAAATGCAGATTCGCCCACGGAGAGAGCGATCTTCGTCAGCCGGGTGCTTGA
- the LOC124939208 gene encoding G-type lectin S-receptor-like serine/threonine-protein kinase RKS1, with translation MDSGNLVLFHDEKIVWESFHHPTDTTIPYLKIGVDKKTNMNWFLTSWKSREDPGTGEFMLKMDLTELPEVILQKGQKRLWRTGPWIGGRWIGIPMMKRMNFFLDTIYVNNQYEVSVTNTIKDGSLILERMVVNESGVLQRMTWHESDNQWFVFRSFPTDRCDNYGKCGSYGYCDPQFTEEEFECTCLPGFEPLVPRDWFLRDGSDGCLRKKGQAACDTNRDGFFKLVKAKLPATGVARVDRSIVGVDACGEACRKNCTCTAYASGGEGEGSACVTWHGELVDIRVFTNGGWDLYVRVNELELAKYSNRPRSSRAKRKRVTYIAISISTILVISLFVLCWSFIVKRRKERKIKECETCFAPTNCSSISDERIVTFDESKINTNLHLFDFNTIVKATSNFSISNTLGEGGFGKVYKGQLRNGKIIAVKRLATNSKQGGEEFKNEVFLIAKLQHINLVKLLGCCVQQHEKMLIYEYMPNKGLDSFIFDKDMGALLKWEKRFGIILGITRGLMYLHQDSRLRVVHRDLKASNILLDNRMNPKISDFGMARIFERNQMEANTKRIVGTYGYMSPEYAMRGLFSIKSDVFSFGVILLELITGRKNNSYHEDNTINLIGYVSNNLIIEKLNLY, from the exons ATGGATTCGGGGAACTTGGTTTTGTTTCACGATGAGAAGATTGTATGGGAAAGCTTCCATCATCCAACTGATACCACAATTCCATACCTCAAGATCGGGGTAGACAAGAAAACGAATATGAACTGGTTCCTTACATCTTGGAAATCTCGTGAAGACCCTGGAACAGGGGAGTTTATGCTGAAAATGGATCTCACTGAACTGCCGGAGGTAATCTTACAAAAGGGTCAGAAACGGCTGTGGAGAACCGGTCCATGGATCGGTGGACGTTGGATTGGAATACCCATGATGAAGAGGATGAACTTCTTTTTAGACACCATTTATGTAAACAACCAATATGAAGTCTCTGTCACGAATACGATTAAAGATGGTTCATTAATCCTAGAAAGAATGGTTGTGAACGAATCAGGTGTTCTTCAGAGGATGACGTGGCACGAGTCAGACAATCAGTGGTTCGTTTTTAGGTCGTTCCCGACAGACCGGTGCGACAACTACGGCAAGTGCGGGTCGTATGGCTATTGTGACCCTCAATTCACAGAGGAGGAATTCGAGTGCACGTGCCTTCCTGGGTTTGAACCGTTGGTTCCACGTGACTGGTTTTTAAGGGATGGTTCGGATGGGTGTTTAAGAAAGAAAGGGCAGGCGGCGTGTGATACAAACCGGGATGGGTTCTTTAAGTTGGTAAAAGCTAAATTGCCGGCGACTGGGGTGGCGCGTGTTGACCGGAGTATCGTCGGAGTTGATGCATGCGGAGAGGCTTGCCGGAAGAATTGCACGTGCACGGCGTATGCAAGTGGAGGGGAGGGTGAAGGAAGTGCATGCGTCACGTGGCATGGAGAATTGGTTGATATAAGAGTCTTTACAAATGGTGGCTGGGACCTATACGTAAGGGTCAATGAACTTGAATTAG CTAAATATTCCAATAGACCAAGATCTAGTCGAGCCAAACGGAAAAGAGTGACATACATTGCGATATCTATATCGACAATACTAGTCATAAGTTTGTTCGTGCTTTGTTGGTCGTTCATCGTAAAAAGGAGAAAAg AGCGAAAGATAAAAGAGTGTGAAACTTGTTTTGCTCCTACCAATTGTTCGTCGATCAGCGATGAAAGGATAGTGACATTTGACGAGAGTAAAATCAATACAAATTTGCATTTGTTTGACTTCAATACCATCGTCAAAGCTACTAGCAATTTCTCAATTTCAAATACACTTGGAGAAGGAGGTTTTGGCAAAGTTTATAAG GGACAACTAAGGAATGGGAAAATAATTGCCGTTAAGAGATTGGCGACAAACTCTAAACAAGGAGGGGAAGAATTTAAGAATGAGGTTTTTTTAATTGCCAAGCTTCAACATATCAATTTGGTGAAACTATTAGGATGTTGTGTTCAACAACACgagaaaatgttaatatatGAATACATGCCAAATAAGGGTTTAGATTCTTTCATCTTCG ATAAGGATATGGGTGCTCTACTAAAATGGGAAAAACGATTTGGAATCATTCTAGGAATTACAAGGGGATTGATGTACCTTCACCAAGACTCTAGATTAAGAGTTGTCCATAGAGATTTGAAAGCAAGCAATATTTTATTGGATAATAGAATGAATCCTAAAATCTCAGATTTTGGAATGGCTAGAATTTTCGAAAGAAATCAAATGGAAGCAAATACAAAAAGAATAGTTGGTACCTA CGGTTATATGTCTCCCGAATATGCAATGAGAGGGttattttcaatcaaatctGATGTTTTCAGTTTCGGTGTTATACTACTCGAGCTTATAACTGGAAGAAAAAACAATAGTTATCATGAAGATAACACAATTAATTTGATTGGATATGTaagtaataacttaataattgaaaaacttaACTTATACTAA
- the LOC124939687 gene encoding KH domain-containing protein At3g08620-like, with product MDNNNGIPHSYGSYFQFCPTDSPLQRSPYLISLDRERYELAQLMAERQKLEPFMQILPYCTSLLNQEILRLSRIMFSNQIQMEHESTVKEHNNNINNNSLKLSYIGQTNNWPSAVQPETLQENELMDNYHQVVSNMGWHGLDSNTTIVKRVIRLDIPVDKFPNYNFVGRILGPRGNSLKRVEAATGCRVYIRGQGSVKDSIKEDRLKGKAGFEHLEEPLHLVVEAELPEEMIESRLEQAIVILESLLKPVEDESMDYLKREQLRELAMLNGTFTFRRELASSSPFNNNHNNIGMKRPNTGR from the exons ATGGATAATAATAATGGGATCCCACATTCATATGGAAGTTACTTTCAGTTTTGCCCAACTGACAGTCCTCTTCAAAGGTCTCCTTATTTAATCTCACTAGATCGCGAAAG ATATGAATTGGCACAGTTGATGGCAGAGAGACAGAAACTCGAACCCTTTATGCAAATCCTACCTTATTGCACCAGCCTTTTAAACCAAG AAATCCTGAGATTGTCGCGGATAAtgttttcaaatcaaatacaaaTGGAACATGAATCAACGGTGAAggaacataataataatattaacaacaATAGTCTCAAGTTGTCATATATTGGACAAACAAACAATTGGCCTTCAGCAGTTCAACCAGAG ACACTTCAGGAGAATGAACTAATGGACAACTATCATCAAGTTGTCTCCAATATGGGTTGGCACGGATTGGATTCTAATACGACGATAGTGAAAAGAGTGATCAGACTTGATATTCCCGTGGACAAGTTCCCAAAC TATAATTTTGTGGGTCGAATACTTGGACCGCGTGGAAATTCACTTAAGAGAGTTGAAGCTGCAACTGGATGCAGAGTTTATATCAGAGGCCAGGGCTCTGTCAAAGATTCAATAAAG GAAGATAGATTGAAAGGGAAAGCTGGATTTGAGCATCTAGAAGAACCGTTACACCTTGTGGTTGAAGCGGAACTTCCAGAGGAGATGATTGAGTCGAGATTGGAACAGGCGATTGTTATTTTGGAAAGCCTACTTAAACCAGTGGAGGATGAATcaatggattatttgaaaagggaACAATTGAGAGAGCTGGCAATGTTAAATGGTACATTCACTTTCAGGAGGGAATTGGCATCATCATCTCCTTTCAACaacaatcataataatatagGAATGAAGAGGCCTAACACAGGTAGATGA